The Hymenobacter oligotrophus genome has a window encoding:
- the cysS gene encoding cysteine--tRNA ligase yields MQHPLSLHNTLTRRKEPFEPLHSPFVGVYLCGPTVYSEAHVGNARGPVVFDVLTRYLRHLGYTVRYVRNITDVGHLEGDADEGEDKISKRARAQQVEPMQVAQEYANRYRRHMDALGCMPPDIEPLATGHIIEQIQLIEEIISNGFAYEANGSVYFDVPKYNSSGNNYGKLSGRVPEELLSGSRENLAGQDEKRSPLDFALWKRADERHLMRWPSPWGEGFPGWHLECSAMSRKYLGQVSDIHGGGLDLMFPHHECEIAQSQASHSHTDEARVWLHNNMITVNGQKMSKSFGNFITISELFAGQHALLSQPYSPMVVRFFLLQAHYRSTVDISDEGLQAARKGYRKLMNGLRQIERLNLPEGTERAPETEEADAELRKLVADCYVGLNDDLNTARCIASLFNLLRKFNGYYNQPATLAQVGEAALGEATLAFRTLVQDILGLRDEPRANAEELLGLTLQFYQEAKAAKDYAKVDVIRAALKEQGILVKDTKAGVDWAYEE; encoded by the coding sequence ATGCAACACCCACTGTCGCTCCACAATACGCTCACGCGCCGCAAAGAACCGTTCGAACCGCTGCACTCGCCCTTTGTGGGTGTGTACTTGTGCGGCCCTACGGTGTACTCGGAGGCGCACGTGGGCAACGCCCGCGGCCCGGTGGTGTTTGATGTGCTTACGCGCTACCTGCGCCACCTAGGCTACACCGTGCGCTACGTGCGCAACATCACCGACGTGGGCCACCTGGAAGGCGACGCCGATGAGGGCGAAGACAAAATCAGCAAGCGGGCCCGCGCCCAGCAAGTAGAGCCCATGCAGGTGGCACAAGAGTATGCCAACCGCTACCGCCGCCACATGGACGCCCTAGGTTGCATGCCGCCCGATATCGAGCCGCTGGCCACGGGGCACATCATCGAACAAATTCAGCTTATCGAAGAAATCATCAGCAACGGCTTCGCTTACGAGGCGAACGGCTCGGTGTACTTCGATGTGCCCAAGTACAACAGCTCCGGCAACAACTACGGCAAGCTGTCGGGCCGTGTGCCGGAGGAGCTGCTTTCGGGCTCGCGCGAGAACCTCGCCGGGCAAGATGAAAAGCGCAGTCCCCTGGATTTTGCCCTCTGGAAGCGTGCCGACGAGCGCCACCTCATGCGCTGGCCCTCGCCCTGGGGCGAAGGCTTCCCGGGCTGGCACCTCGAGTGCTCGGCCATGAGCCGCAAGTACCTAGGGCAGGTGTCGGACATCCACGGCGGCGGCCTCGACCTGATGTTTCCGCACCACGAGTGCGAAATTGCGCAAAGCCAAGCCAGCCACTCGCATACCGACGAGGCCCGCGTGTGGCTGCACAACAACATGATTACGGTGAACGGCCAGAAGATGAGCAAGTCTTTCGGCAACTTTATCACCATCTCGGAGTTGTTTGCCGGCCAGCACGCGCTGCTTTCACAACCGTACTCGCCCATGGTGGTGCGCTTCTTCCTGCTGCAGGCGCACTACCGCAGCACCGTCGATATTTCGGATGAAGGCCTACAGGCGGCCCGCAAAGGCTACCGCAAGCTGATGAACGGCCTGCGCCAGATCGAGCGCCTCAACCTGCCCGAAGGCACCGAGCGCGCCCCCGAAACCGAGGAAGCCGATGCCGAGCTGCGCAAGCTGGTGGCCGATTGCTACGTGGGCCTGAACGACGACCTGAATACGGCGCGCTGCATTGCCTCGCTGTTCAACCTGCTGCGCAAGTTCAACGGGTACTACAACCAACCGGCCACGCTTGCTCAGGTAGGCGAGGCGGCCCTGGGCGAGGCTACGTTGGCATTCCGTACGCTGGTGCAGGATATTCTGGGTTTACGCGACGAGCCCCGCGCCAACGCCGAGGAACTGTTGGGCTTGACGCTGCAGTTCTACCAAGAGGCCAAAGCCGCCAAAGACTACGCCAAGGTCGATGTCATTCGGGCGGCCCTCAAGGAGCAGGGCATTCTGGTAAAGGACACCAAAGCCGGCGTCGATTGGGCGTACGAAGAATAG
- a CDS encoding endonuclease/exonuclease/phosphatase family protein, protein MAWLLVAIGCTQVPPRLFWPAAFIALSLPGALALNAAMLVYWLMRRWPVALLPLAVALLTWPHLMRGLALHPFGPDAQAPATVRLLSSNVRIFNVYPQLRDANLHSSKTMIKWLAAHPADVLCLQEFYTEPKPTADGVVFNTERQIGRLSGRESFVSTTLTNSVGAKFGMAIFSRFPIVRRGVIQFGKLTQNHAMWADLRLPQGDTIRVFNAHLQSMSLDEQDIVDSYSSKAGLKAKGLGLMRRLKRGMVRRSVQVDTLVRRIEASRYPVLLCGDLNDLPYSYTYDQLADNMQNAWATAGLGVGASYNGKLPFVRIDNQFASPQWQVLSCRVRRDIPYSDHFPIEATYRLKINER, encoded by the coding sequence GTGGCGTGGCTGTTGGTAGCCATAGGATGCACCCAGGTGCCGCCTAGGTTGTTTTGGCCCGCGGCTTTTATTGCGCTGTCGTTGCCGGGGGCATTGGCCCTCAACGCAGCCATGTTGGTGTATTGGCTGATGCGCCGCTGGCCCGTGGCATTGCTGCCTTTGGCGGTGGCGCTGCTTACCTGGCCGCACCTTATGCGCGGGTTGGCGCTGCACCCCTTCGGCCCCGACGCGCAAGCGCCCGCCACCGTGCGCCTGCTCAGCTCCAACGTGCGCATTTTTAATGTGTACCCGCAACTGCGCGATGCCAACCTGCACTCCTCCAAAACCATGATTAAGTGGTTGGCCGCGCACCCCGCCGACGTGCTGTGCCTGCAGGAATTTTACACCGAGCCCAAACCCACCGCCGACGGCGTGGTGTTCAATACCGAGCGCCAAATTGGCCGGCTCAGCGGCCGCGAAAGTTTCGTTTCCACCACGCTTACCAACAGCGTTGGCGCCAAGTTTGGCATGGCCATATTCTCGCGCTTCCCCATTGTGCGGCGCGGGGTTATTCAGTTTGGCAAACTCACGCAAAACCACGCCATGTGGGCCGATTTGCGCCTGCCGCAGGGCGACACCATCCGCGTGTTCAACGCCCACCTGCAAAGCATGAGCCTAGACGAGCAGGATATCGTGGACAGCTACTCGAGCAAAGCTGGCCTCAAGGCCAAAGGCCTTGGGCTGATGCGGCGCCTAAAGCGCGGCATGGTACGGCGCAGCGTGCAGGTCGATACGCTGGTGCGGCGCATCGAGGCCAGCCGCTACCCCGTGCTGCTCTGCGGCGACCTGAACGACCTGCCCTACAGCTACACCTACGACCAATTGGCTGATAACATGCAGAACGCCTGGGCCACTGCCGGCCTAGGCGTGGGCGCCAGCTACAACGGCAAGCTGCCCTTCGTGCGCATCGACAACCAATTTGCCAGCCCGCAGTGGCAGGTGCTGAGCTGCCGAGTACGGCGCGACATTCCGTACTCCGACCACTTCCCGATTGAGGCCACGTACCGGCTGAAGATTAATGAACGATGA
- a CDS encoding DUF7948 domain-containing protein, with protein MLLPLTMLASAPPERSLEFIENKGQWDARARYAAPLPAGGRMFVEPGGLTYSLFDPAAFKHGHGPDAGKSVALPPQQDTRIKAHAYRMRFVGARKGTTLEPIEATKEVRNYLLGADPKKWASNVGSYRELRYRGLWPGIDAHLYENKQGLFEYDFELQPKADPAVIKLRYEGADAIRLRADGALEIKTSVGTVTELAPRAWQVGAGGEREPVACRYALRGQEVSFALGRYDRQRPLLIDPTVVFSTFTGATADNWGFTATYDPQGNMYSGGIADGSGYPTSSGAYDTSFGGVWDIAIIKYNTATTGAASRVWATYLGGSAMEAPHSMVVNSRGELIILGSTSSSNYPTTSSAHDRSFAGGRNFAANGLPYANGVDIVVTRLNAAGSGLLGSTFVGGTSNDGVLESITLANNYGDQFRGDVIVDANDNIYFASSTSSASNSTGSNNFPVVRGFRNSYQGGSSDAVVCKLNADLSTLLWSTFLGGANSDAAYSIQLNAAGEVYVSGGTNSDNIGNTNGAYFATRRGDIDGFIARIGAAGNQPSLERVTYLGTSAYDQAFFIQLDDQGGVYTLGQTRGTVPVTSGVYSNANGKQFIQKLTPDLSTLLISTTFGSGRSAPDLSPTAFLVDQCERIYVCGWGGTNNVGNGNVAGLITTANAMQRTSDGNDFYLIQFAPYATAVEYATYFGGTEGRGEHVDGGTSRFDRRGFVYQAVCGGCGGSSSFPMPPGAGNYSNRNNSGNCNNAAFKIDFGINAAVAGPNQNICIDATPLRLGGQPSGGTWTGTGVTGSVAAGFTFTPSAAQAGTHKLTYSVASTGTCVTTSTLDMTVVPISTINFAPVGAACVNGNSVTLTATPAGGTFSGPGVSGTTFSPAAAGTGTHTITYTLPAPLCGSTTQRVVVSPTPQVAAGPDTALCSFQRAPYMLKGASPAGGTWSGPGCTPQGMFTPPAGLYGPVMLTYSYTSTDGCTQTAQRRVMLVPENRTNVPLQLPDCPLTPRRSEGMPAYTGLAPFTHVFNHDMLFASRYSWDFGDGTTSTEQFPTHTYDKPGTYQVSFAAYYNGNCESKTVFAPVYVGTPFVPNIITPNADGQNDAFEQRLSCLPVTLKVFSRWGKEVYSTANYQNNWNGGTLPDGVYYYHLVDTEGRKAKGWLEIRR; from the coding sequence ATGCTGCTGCCCCTCACTATGCTAGCTTCAGCGCCGCCCGAGCGCAGCCTCGAGTTTATCGAAAACAAAGGCCAGTGGGATGCACGCGCCCGGTACGCCGCGCCGCTGCCGGCCGGGGGGCGCATGTTTGTGGAGCCGGGCGGGCTCACCTACTCGCTTTTCGACCCTGCGGCTTTTAAACACGGCCACGGCCCCGATGCGGGCAAAAGTGTCGCGCTACCTCCTCAGCAAGACACTCGGATAAAAGCCCACGCCTACCGCATGCGCTTTGTGGGCGCCCGCAAAGGCACCACGCTCGAGCCCATTGAGGCAACCAAGGAAGTGCGCAACTACCTCCTAGGTGCCGACCCGAAAAAGTGGGCCAGCAACGTGGGCAGCTACCGCGAGTTGCGCTACCGCGGGCTGTGGCCGGGCATCGACGCGCACCTGTACGAAAACAAGCAGGGCCTGTTTGAATACGACTTTGAGCTGCAGCCCAAGGCCGACCCAGCAGTGATTAAGCTGCGCTACGAAGGCGCCGATGCCATTCGGCTTCGGGCCGACGGTGCCTTGGAGATAAAAACCTCCGTCGGCACCGTAACGGAGCTGGCGCCGCGGGCGTGGCAGGTGGGGGCGGGCGGGGAGCGGGAGCCGGTGGCCTGCCGCTACGCCTTGCGCGGGCAGGAAGTAAGCTTCGCGCTGGGCCGCTACGACCGGCAGCGCCCCTTGCTGATCGACCCCACCGTCGTCTTCTCCACCTTCACCGGGGCCACGGCCGACAACTGGGGCTTCACGGCCACCTACGACCCGCAAGGCAACATGTACTCCGGAGGCATCGCCGATGGCTCGGGCTACCCAACGTCCTCGGGGGCGTACGACACCAGTTTTGGCGGCGTGTGGGACATTGCCATCATCAAGTATAACACGGCCACCACGGGTGCCGCCTCGCGCGTGTGGGCCACCTACCTAGGCGGCAGTGCCATGGAGGCCCCGCACAGCATGGTGGTGAACAGCCGCGGCGAGCTGATCATTCTCGGCTCTACCTCGTCGAGCAACTACCCAACAACCAGCAGCGCCCACGACCGCAGCTTTGCCGGGGGCCGCAACTTTGCAGCCAACGGACTGCCCTACGCAAACGGAGTTGATATTGTGGTAACGCGGCTGAACGCGGCCGGCTCGGGGCTGCTGGGCTCGACGTTTGTGGGCGGCACCAGCAACGACGGCGTACTCGAATCGATTACCTTGGCCAATAACTACGGCGACCAGTTTCGGGGCGACGTAATCGTGGATGCCAACGACAACATTTACTTTGCTTCGAGCACTAGCAGCGCCTCTAACAGCACCGGTTCCAACAACTTCCCGGTGGTGCGCGGTTTCCGCAACAGCTACCAAGGCGGCTCCTCCGATGCGGTGGTGTGTAAGCTCAACGCCGACCTCTCGACCTTGCTGTGGAGCACCTTTTTGGGAGGCGCCAACAGCGACGCAGCTTACTCCATTCAGTTGAACGCGGCCGGAGAGGTGTACGTATCGGGCGGCACCAACAGCGACAACATCGGCAATACCAACGGGGCCTACTTTGCTACGCGCCGCGGCGACATCGACGGGTTTATTGCGCGCATTGGCGCCGCGGGCAATCAGCCCAGCCTGGAGCGCGTAACGTACCTCGGCACTTCGGCCTACGATCAAGCCTTCTTTATCCAGCTCGATGACCAGGGCGGGGTGTATACCCTAGGCCAGACGCGCGGCACCGTGCCGGTAACCAGCGGGGTGTACAGCAACGCCAACGGCAAGCAGTTCATCCAAAAGCTTACCCCCGACCTATCGACGCTGCTCATCAGCACCACTTTTGGCTCGGGCCGGTCGGCACCCGACCTTTCGCCGACTGCCTTCTTGGTAGACCAATGCGAGCGGATTTACGTGTGTGGCTGGGGTGGCACCAACAACGTGGGCAACGGCAATGTGGCGGGCCTCATTACCACGGCCAATGCTATGCAGCGCACTTCCGATGGCAACGACTTCTACCTGATTCAGTTTGCGCCCTACGCCACCGCGGTGGAGTACGCAACGTATTTTGGCGGCACAGAGGGGCGCGGCGAGCACGTCGACGGGGGCACCTCGCGCTTCGACCGCCGCGGATTTGTGTACCAGGCCGTGTGCGGCGGCTGCGGCGGCAGCTCCTCCTTTCCGATGCCTCCTGGTGCGGGCAATTACTCCAACCGCAACAACTCCGGTAACTGCAACAACGCCGCGTTCAAAATTGATTTCGGCATAAACGCGGCGGTAGCGGGCCCAAACCAAAACATCTGTATCGATGCCACTCCGCTGCGCCTAGGTGGCCAGCCCTCCGGCGGCACCTGGACGGGCACGGGGGTAACGGGCTCGGTGGCTGCGGGCTTTACGTTTACGCCCTCGGCAGCCCAAGCCGGCACGCACAAGCTCACCTACTCGGTAGCCAGCACCGGCACCTGCGTAACCACCAGCACGCTCGACATGACGGTGGTACCGATTAGCACCATCAACTTTGCGCCGGTGGGCGCGGCTTGCGTCAACGGCAACTCGGTGACGCTTACCGCCACGCCAGCTGGCGGTACGTTCTCGGGCCCCGGCGTATCGGGCACCACATTCTCGCCCGCTGCTGCGGGCACGGGCACCCATACCATTACCTACACCTTGCCGGCGCCGCTGTGCGGCAGCACTACCCAGCGCGTAGTGGTGAGCCCCACCCCGCAGGTAGCAGCCGGCCCCGACACCGCCTTGTGCAGCTTTCAGCGCGCGCCCTACATGCTGAAGGGGGCCTCGCCGGCCGGGGGCACCTGGAGCGGCCCGGGCTGCACGCCGCAGGGCATGTTTACGCCGCCCGCCGGGCTGTATGGCCCCGTAATGCTAACCTACAGCTACACCAGCACCGACGGCTGCACCCAAACGGCACAGCGCCGCGTGATGCTCGTGCCGGAAAACCGCACCAACGTGCCGCTGCAGCTGCCCGACTGCCCCCTTACCCCCCGCCGCAGCGAGGGCATGCCGGCCTACACCGGACTAGCGCCGTTTACGCACGTCTTCAATCACGACATGCTTTTTGCCAGCCGCTACAGTTGGGATTTTGGCGACGGCACCACCAGCACCGAGCAGTTTCCGACGCACACCTACGACAAGCCCGGCACCTACCAGGTAAGCTTTGCGGCTTACTACAACGGCAACTGCGAGTCAAAAACGGTGTTTGCGCCGGTGTACGTCGGCACGCCTTTCGTCCCGAACATCATCACGCCCAACGCCGACGGCCAAAACGATGCGTTTGAGCAGCGCCTCAGCTGCCTGCCCGTTACGCTGAAGGTGTTTTCGCGCTGGGGCAAGGAGGTATACAGCACCGCCAATTACCAAAACAACTGGAACGGCGGCACGCTGCCCGACGGCGTGTACTACTACCACTTGGTAGATACCGAAGGACGCAAAGCCAAGGGCTGGCTGGAAATCCGGCGCTAG
- a CDS encoding M28 family peptidase: MTRNYLRLLWRPAALLAATVLLTACPDKKPAASEAETTAEPPLRKAPVFSADSAYQYTAKQVSFGPRVPNSKAHTQAGDWIIGQFRKMGLQVQEQPFTTMAFDGTMLRSRNIIARFNPTAARRVALFAHWDTRPFADKDKQTPNVPFDGANDGASGVAVTLEIARQLAAQPDSLQPTVGVDIILFDAEDYGHDTSTQGSRENKLAAQGLESWCLGSQYWAKNKMPANYKAEYGILLDMVGAKGARFSREEISRQYANDVVGKVWNIAGRLGYSDYFIAQDSPGITDDHVFTNQAGVRTIDIIDHVPFGQEYFPPYHHTTQDNMSIIDRNTLKAVGQTVLTTLYQE, encoded by the coding sequence ATGACCCGCAACTACCTGCGCCTGTTGTGGCGCCCTGCCGCTTTGCTTGCTGCTACGGTGCTGCTTACGGCCTGCCCCGATAAAAAGCCCGCTGCCTCCGAAGCCGAAACCACCGCCGAGCCGCCGTTGCGCAAGGCACCGGTATTCAGCGCCGATTCGGCCTACCAGTACACGGCCAAGCAGGTGAGCTTTGGGCCGCGGGTGCCCAATTCCAAGGCGCACACCCAGGCCGGCGACTGGATTATTGGCCAGTTCCGCAAAATGGGCCTGCAGGTGCAGGAGCAGCCTTTTACCACCATGGCCTTCGATGGCACGATGCTGCGCAGCCGCAACATCATTGCCCGTTTCAACCCCACAGCGGCACGCCGGGTGGCGCTGTTTGCCCACTGGGATACCCGCCCCTTTGCCGACAAGGACAAGCAAACGCCCAACGTGCCTTTTGATGGCGCCAACGACGGGGCCTCGGGCGTGGCCGTAACCCTGGAAATTGCCCGGCAGCTAGCCGCCCAGCCCGATTCGCTGCAGCCCACGGTGGGCGTCGATATCATTTTGTTCGATGCCGAAGACTACGGCCACGACACCTCCACGCAGGGCAGTAGGGAAAACAAGCTGGCCGCGCAAGGCCTCGAAAGCTGGTGCCTAGGTTCGCAGTACTGGGCCAAAAACAAGATGCCCGCCAACTACAAGGCCGAGTACGGCATTCTGCTGGATATGGTAGGGGCGAAGGGCGCCCGGTTCTCGCGCGAGGAGATTTCGCGCCAGTACGCCAACGACGTGGTGGGCAAGGTGTGGAACATAGCTGGCCGCCTGGGTTACTCCGACTACTTTATTGCACAGGACTCGCCCGGCATCACCGACGACCACGTGTTCACGAACCAAGCCGGCGTGCGCACCATCGACATCATCGACCACGTGCCTTTCGGCCAGGAGTACTTCCCGCCGTACCACCACACCACCCAGGACAACATGAGCATCATCGACCGCAACACGCTGAAAGCCGTGGGCCAAACGGTGCTGACGACGTTGTACCAAGAGTAG
- a CDS encoding S66 peptidase family protein: protein MPTTPPALRPHDRVAIVCPARKVSHDELAAAIAVLESWDLEVVLGETVAAEHHQFAGPDEVRIRDFQRQLDDPSIRAILCARGGYGTPRIIDHLDFSRFAEQPKWIAGFSDITTLNCHLLALGHESIHGVMPLLFNQPGGELALESLRRALFGEPVSYTAPAHALNRLGTAEGELIGGNLSLLQTLSGTPSDCPTAGRILFLEDIDEYLYNVDRMMVHLDRSGKLRDLAGLVVGHFTNPQDNAIPFGQTSYEIIDSYARKYQFPVAYNFPVGHEPENMALICGRRARLVVTEAGTRLEYAGSAVARTL from the coding sequence ATGCCTACTACGCCTCCTGCGCTCCGCCCCCACGACCGGGTAGCCATTGTGTGCCCCGCCCGCAAAGTTTCGCACGATGAACTTGCCGCCGCCATTGCCGTGCTCGAAAGCTGGGACCTGGAGGTAGTGCTGGGCGAAACAGTGGCCGCCGAGCATCACCAGTTTGCCGGCCCCGACGAAGTGCGCATCCGCGACTTTCAGCGGCAGCTCGACGACCCCAGCATCCGGGCAATCCTGTGCGCCCGCGGCGGCTACGGCACCCCGCGCATCATCGACCACCTCGATTTTTCGCGCTTTGCCGAGCAGCCGAAGTGGATTGCAGGCTTCTCCGACATTACCACCCTCAACTGCCACCTGCTGGCCCTAGGTCACGAGAGCATTCATGGCGTAATGCCACTGCTGTTCAATCAGCCTGGCGGCGAGTTGGCCCTCGAAAGCCTGCGCCGGGCTTTGTTTGGCGAGCCGGTGAGCTACACAGCCCCCGCGCACGCACTCAACCGCCTAGGTACTGCCGAGGGCGAGCTGATTGGCGGCAACCTTAGCCTGCTGCAAACCCTCAGCGGTACGCCCTCCGACTGCCCCACCGCCGGCCGTATTCTGTTTCTGGAGGATATCGATGAGTACCTCTACAACGTCGACCGCATGATGGTGCACCTCGACCGCTCGGGCAAGCTGCGCGACTTGGCTGGCTTGGTAGTCGGGCACTTCACCAACCCACAGGACAACGCCATTCCGTTCGGCCAAACCAGCTACGAAATCATCGACAGCTACGCCCGCAAGTACCAGTTTCCGGTGGCCTACAACTTCCCCGTAGGCCACGAGCCCGAGAACATGGCCCTGATTTGCGGCCGCCGCGCCCGGCTGGTAGTTACTGAAGCCGGCACTCGGTTGGAGTACGCTGGGAGTGCCGTAGCGCGGACTTTGTAG
- a CDS encoding alpha/beta hydrolase — MKQLLLAWVMLLLGCYPVLAQIDTTGGRYWQPRFQQVTVTRGVEYGSAANLSGTTQVLRLNLYEPTGDTVRRRPLIVFAHEGAFLTGNRDDAFMNAICTRMAQLGYVAASIDYRLGFFPLDSLNVGQAALRATQDMRASIRFFRRDAATARQYRVHPSYIFAAGSSAGGFMALQVGYLDKPSEVPSYINLNSLGGLEGNSGNLGYSSRVAGVINLCGALGSLSWLEPGNVPLCSVHGTADGVVPYGVGKAWGYAASPRLFGSGVIKPRADALGIPNVLRTLSNAPHVPYNGSSPSSVAYFDTTYQTVRAFLRPLLRQPGTVLSAAPSNRQASELQIYPVPAQQLIVLEATGQPVFKPRQVELIDTQGRVVRRFLWDKPRMLIPRGNLPEGAYYLSGEGLQGRTIILQ, encoded by the coding sequence ATGAAACAGCTACTCCTTGCCTGGGTTATGTTGCTGCTGGGGTGCTACCCCGTGCTAGCGCAAATCGATACTACAGGTGGCCGCTACTGGCAGCCGCGCTTTCAGCAGGTAACCGTTACGCGCGGGGTGGAATACGGCTCGGCGGCCAACCTCAGCGGCACTACCCAGGTACTGCGCCTAAACCTCTACGAGCCCACCGGCGACACCGTGCGCCGACGCCCGCTTATTGTGTTTGCTCACGAAGGCGCTTTTCTCACCGGCAACCGCGACGATGCGTTCATGAACGCCATTTGCACGCGCATGGCCCAGCTAGGCTACGTGGCTGCCAGCATCGATTACCGCCTAGGTTTCTTTCCGCTTGATAGCCTCAACGTAGGCCAAGCCGCCCTGCGCGCCACGCAGGATATGCGGGCCTCCATCCGGTTTTTCCGGCGCGATGCAGCCACTGCGCGCCAATACCGTGTGCACCCGAGCTACATTTTTGCCGCCGGTTCGTCGGCGGGCGGATTCATGGCCCTGCAAGTTGGTTACCTCGATAAGCCCAGCGAAGTGCCTTCGTACATCAACCTGAACTCGTTAGGCGGCCTCGAGGGCAACAGCGGCAATCTCGGTTACAGCAGTCGGGTAGCAGGTGTTATTAATTTGTGCGGCGCCCTAGGTAGCCTAAGCTGGCTCGAGCCCGGCAACGTGCCCCTGTGCAGCGTGCACGGCACCGCCGATGGCGTGGTGCCCTACGGCGTAGGCAAAGCTTGGGGCTACGCCGCTTCGCCCCGGCTTTTTGGCAGCGGTGTTATTAAGCCACGCGCCGATGCCCTAGGTATACCCAACGTGCTGCGCACCTTGAGCAACGCGCCGCACGTGCCCTACAACGGCAGCAGCCCCAGCAGTGTCGCGTATTTCGACACGACTTACCAGACCGTACGGGCTTTTTTGCGGCCGTTGCTGCGCCAGCCGGGTACGGTGCTGAGCGCCGCCCCAAGCAACCGCCAAGCCAGCGAATTGCAGATCTACCCAGTGCCCGCCCAGCAACTCATCGTGCTGGAGGCAACTGGCCAGCCGGTATTCAAGCCCCGGCAAGTAGAGTTGATTGATACGCAAGGCCGCGTGGTGCGCCGCTTTCTGTGGGACAAGCCGCGTATGCTGATTCCGCGCGGCAACCTGCCCGAGGGTGCTTATTACCTCAGCGGCGAAGGGCTGCAGGGCCGAACCATCATCTTGCAATAA